A portion of the uncultured Draconibacterium sp. genome contains these proteins:
- a CDS encoding sugar phosphate nucleotidyltransferase: MKPTLLILAAGMGSRFGGLKQVEPVGPNGEAIIDYTIFDAIRAGFGKVVFVIRESFADAFKEKFEAKLSGKIDVEYVFQELDNLPEGFSLPEGREKPWGTAHAILVAKDVINEPFCAINADDFYGQGAYQIMADFLNNSVQEQIFSMIGYQLKNTLSEHGSVSRGMCTVNENDNLVKIVETHKIFKKGDAAVSIPEDGTEIPLTGNEKASMNFWGFHPSIFTTLENKFVKFLETEIDKPKSEMYIPSVVFEMIEDNEVEVKVLEANSPWFGVTYKEDKPIVVNKIDALIKEGVYPEKLW, encoded by the coding sequence ATGAAACCAACCTTACTCATACTGGCTGCCGGAATGGGAAGTCGTTTTGGAGGCCTTAAACAAGTTGAACCTGTTGGCCCAAACGGAGAAGCGATAATTGACTACACCATTTTCGATGCCATACGTGCCGGATTTGGCAAAGTAGTGTTTGTAATTCGTGAAAGTTTTGCTGACGCGTTTAAAGAAAAATTTGAAGCAAAACTAAGTGGAAAAATAGATGTGGAATATGTTTTTCAGGAACTGGATAACCTGCCTGAAGGATTTTCCCTTCCAGAAGGTCGAGAAAAACCCTGGGGAACTGCACATGCAATTTTGGTTGCCAAAGATGTAATTAACGAGCCTTTTTGTGCAATAAACGCCGACGACTTTTACGGACAAGGAGCCTACCAAATTATGGCTGATTTCCTGAATAATTCTGTGCAGGAACAAATTTTCTCGATGATCGGTTACCAACTAAAAAACACGCTTTCGGAACACGGATCGGTTTCGCGGGGTATGTGCACAGTGAATGAAAACGACAACCTGGTGAAGATTGTTGAGACACATAAAATATTCAAAAAAGGAGATGCTGCCGTATCGATTCCGGAAGATGGAACAGAAATCCCATTAACAGGAAACGAAAAAGCATCAATGAATTTTTGGGGTTTTCATCCCTCAATTTTCACAACACTGGAAAACAAATTTGTGAAGTTTCTTGAAACCGAGATTGATAAACCAAAATCGGAGATGTACATCCCTTCGGTTGTGTTCGAAATGATTGAAGACAATGAGGTGGAAGTAAAAGTACTGGAGGCAAATTCTCCTTGGTTTGGCGTAACTTACAAAGAAGACAAACCAATTGTTGTAAATAAAATTGATGCACTGATTAAAGAAGGCGTTTACCCTGAAAAACTCTGGTAA
- a CDS encoding gamma carbonic anhydrase family protein — translation MAIIKELKDITPKVGKDCFLAETATLIGDVEIGDNCSIWYNAVLRGDVHYIKIGNNTNVQDNATIHATYQKSPTNIGNNVTIAHGAIVHGCTIKDNVMIGMNAVILDNAIIESNSIIAAGSVVTKNTRVESGSVYAGVPAKKVKDISPELLHGEVERIANAYHMYSSWYK, via the coding sequence ATGGCAATTATAAAAGAACTTAAAGACATAACTCCGAAAGTAGGAAAAGACTGCTTTTTGGCTGAAACCGCGACACTTATAGGCGATGTTGAAATTGGTGACAACTGCAGTATTTGGTACAATGCTGTTTTGCGTGGTGATGTGCATTACATTAAAATTGGTAACAACACCAACGTGCAGGATAATGCTACCATACACGCTACCTACCAAAAAAGCCCTACCAATATTGGTAACAACGTAACCATTGCACATGGCGCCATCGTTCATGGTTGCACCATTAAAGACAATGTAATGATTGGCATGAACGCGGTTATTCTTGACAATGCAATTATTGAAAGTAATTCGATAATTGCTGCCGGCTCGGTAGTTACCAAAAATACCCGTGTTGAATCGGGCAGTGTGTACGCTGGTGTACCAGCCAAAAAAGTAAAAGATATCAGTCCCGAACTGTTACATGGCGAGGTGGAGCGAATTGCAAATGCCTACCATATGTATTCAAGCTGGTACAAGTAA
- a CDS encoding 2-oxoacid:acceptor oxidoreductase subunit alpha codes for MKETKVIELEEVAIRFSGDSGDGMQLTGTLFSDTTALLGNDISTFPDYPSEIRAPQGTVGGVSGFQVQFGQKQVNTPGDNANVLVAMNPAAIKANARFLEPGGTIIYDSDSFTEKNLKKANFQTDDPFAECNLEDYFKIPVPISSLTQEGLKDFGLDNKSVLRSKNMFALGLVCWMFNRPLDYVEEFIKNKFKKKPVVVDSNIKVLHDGYNYGLTMQHMTPSYLVNPAEIENGTYRNINGNHATAWGLLAAAEKSGLELFLGSYPITPATDILTALSQRKDLGVKTFQAEDEIAGICSAIGASFAGDLAVTTTSGPGLALKGEAIGLAVMAELPLVIVNVQRGGPSTGLPTKTEQSDLMQALYGRNGESPVVVLAASTPSDCFHYAFMAAKIALERMVPVILLTDGFLGNGSEPWKIPSMADMPSITPRVAKDSEEFQAYKRDAATLAREWAIPGMAGFEHRIGGLEKNITGTVSHDPENHQVNSEIREEKVQRVVDMIPELEICGDEDGGDVLVVSWGGTFGHTASTVREMRMAGKSVSLAHFNYIKPLPKNTKEVFSKFKKIIVCELNLGQFVAYLRNELPEFNYYQANKVKGLPFTVSELKESITKLLED; via the coding sequence ATGAAAGAAACTAAAGTTATCGAACTGGAAGAAGTTGCCATTAGGTTTTCTGGCGATTCCGGCGATGGAATGCAGCTTACCGGAACCTTGTTTTCCGACACCACAGCGCTTCTTGGAAATGATATTTCTACCTTTCCGGATTATCCGTCCGAAATTCGTGCACCACAGGGAACAGTAGGGGGTGTATCGGGCTTCCAGGTACAATTTGGGCAAAAACAAGTAAATACCCCGGGAGATAATGCCAACGTGTTGGTTGCCATGAATCCGGCGGCCATTAAAGCAAACGCACGCTTTTTAGAGCCCGGCGGTACTATTATATACGATTCGGATTCGTTTACAGAAAAGAACTTAAAGAAGGCGAACTTTCAAACTGACGATCCTTTTGCCGAGTGTAACCTCGAGGATTACTTCAAAATTCCAGTCCCAATCTCAAGTCTTACACAAGAAGGACTGAAGGATTTTGGTTTAGATAACAAAAGTGTGTTACGAAGCAAAAACATGTTTGCTTTAGGCTTGGTATGTTGGATGTTTAACCGTCCGCTGGATTACGTTGAAGAATTTATAAAAAATAAATTCAAGAAAAAGCCGGTTGTTGTTGACTCGAACATTAAAGTGTTGCACGATGGTTATAACTATGGTTTAACCATGCAGCACATGACACCAAGTTATTTGGTGAATCCGGCAGAAATTGAAAACGGTACTTACCGAAATATAAATGGTAACCATGCTACGGCCTGGGGACTTTTGGCAGCTGCTGAAAAATCGGGATTGGAATTGTTTTTGGGTTCGTACCCAATTACTCCGGCAACCGATATTTTAACTGCATTATCGCAACGAAAAGACCTTGGCGTAAAAACATTCCAGGCCGAGGATGAAATAGCAGGTATATGTTCGGCTATTGGAGCTTCGTTTGCCGGCGACCTTGCTGTTACAACCACTTCCGGTCCGGGATTGGCGTTAAAAGGAGAAGCAATTGGTTTGGCTGTTATGGCCGAATTGCCCCTGGTAATTGTTAATGTTCAGCGTGGAGGTCCTTCAACAGGTTTACCAACAAAAACCGAGCAGTCGGACTTAATGCAGGCGCTATACGGCCGTAACGGCGAAAGCCCGGTTGTGGTATTGGCAGCCAGCACACCATCCGATTGTTTCCATTATGCTTTTATGGCAGCTAAAATTGCCTTGGAACGTATGGTTCCGGTTATTTTGCTTACCGATGGTTTCTTAGGAAACGGTAGCGAGCCCTGGAAAATTCCTTCAATGGCCGATATGCCGTCTATTACTCCACGAGTGGCAAAAGACAGTGAAGAATTTCAGGCTTATAAACGCGACGCCGCAACATTGGCACGTGAATGGGCAATTCCGGGTATGGCCGGTTTTGAACACCGAATTGGAGGTCTTGAAAAGAATATTACCGGAACAGTAAGTCACGATCCGGAAAACCACCAGGTGAACAGCGAAATTAGGGAAGAAAAAGTTCAGCGTGTAGTTGATATGATTCCTGAGCTGGAAATTTGTGGTGACGAAGACGGAGGAGATGTTCTTGTTGTAAGCTGGGGAGGTACTTTCGGGCACACTGCAAGCACAGTTCGCGAAATGCGAATGGCTGGTAAAAGTGTTAGTTTGGCTCATTTCAATTACATTAAGCCACTTCCAAAAAATACAAAAGAGGTATTCAGCAAATTCAAAAAGATTATTGTTTGCGAGCTGAACCTTGGACAGTTTGTGGCCTATTTGCGTAACGAGTTGCCTGAGTTCAACTATTACCAGGCCAACAAGGTAAAAGGTTTGCCATTTACCGTTAGCGAATTAAAAGAAAGTATTACTAAACTTTTGGAGGACTAA
- a CDS encoding 2-oxoacid:ferredoxin oxidoreductase subunit beta: MTDVKYTIKDFKSENEVRWCAGCGDFAIINAIQRTMAGMGIPKEKFAVISGIGCSSRFPYYMNTYGFHTIHGRAAAIASGVKAANPDLSVWVMSGDGDSMAIGGNHFIHLIRRNIDVNMVVFNNRIYGLTKGQYSPTSDRGFVSKTSPFGTVEDPFVPGQLVLGARGSFYARSIDGNLKLSQSVFEKAAEHKGTSVVEVLQNCVIFNNGIHTAITDPNHRADRQLMLEHGKPMIFGAENEKGLVFENGKLKVVKIGENGVTEADILVHDAKEVDPTLHLALINMALPDFPVAFGVIRAVPAPVYDTEMEAQIKEVQQTRKVTCVDELLNSGNTWEVTGNGNGSAKKCL; the protein is encoded by the coding sequence ATGACTGATGTAAAATATACAATAAAAGACTTTAAAAGCGAGAACGAAGTACGTTGGTGTGCGGGCTGTGGCGACTTTGCCATTATTAATGCCATACAGCGTACCATGGCCGGAATGGGAATCCCGAAAGAGAAATTTGCCGTAATTTCGGGTATCGGTTGTTCGTCGCGTTTTCCATATTACATGAATACATATGGTTTCCACACCATTCACGGTCGTGCTGCGGCAATCGCCTCGGGCGTGAAAGCAGCCAACCCTGATTTGAGTGTTTGGGTGATGAGCGGCGACGGTGACTCAATGGCCATTGGTGGTAACCACTTTATTCACCTGATTAGAAGAAATATTGATGTAAATATGGTGGTGTTCAATAACCGTATTTATGGTTTGACCAAAGGACAGTATTCACCAACTTCCGACCGTGGTTTTGTAAGTAAAACATCGCCATTCGGAACTGTTGAAGATCCGTTTGTTCCGGGACAACTTGTTCTTGGAGCCCGTGGTTCGTTTTATGCCCGTTCAATCGACGGTAATCTGAAACTGAGCCAGTCGGTATTTGAAAAAGCGGCAGAGCACAAAGGAACATCAGTGGTTGAAGTACTTCAAAACTGTGTGATTTTTAACAACGGTATCCACACTGCGATTACTGATCCTAATCACCGCGCCGACCGTCAGCTAATGCTTGAGCACGGAAAGCCAATGATCTTTGGTGCCGAAAACGAAAAAGGTTTGGTATTCGAAAATGGCAAACTTAAAGTTGTTAAGATTGGCGAAAATGGCGTAACCGAAGCTGATATCCTTGTTCATGATGCAAAAGAAGTGGATCCTACCTTGCATCTGGCATTGATTAACATGGCTTTACCTGATTTCCCTGTTGCATTTGGTGTTATTCGTGCGGTTCCTGCTCCGGTATACGATACTGAGATGGAAGCACAAATTAAGGAAGTACAACAAACACGTAAAGTTACCTGTGTTGATGAGTTGTTAAACTCAGGAAATACCTGGGAAGTAACCGGAAACGGGAATGGCTCGGCGAAAAAGTGTTTATAG
- a CDS encoding RNA polymerase sigma-70 factor, which yields MFDIQTNSNLKKGDPSTFKDVFRVLYPRLKGYCKLFVPDDNKVEDLIQETFITLWEKRNSIKTDRSIESYLFVILRNNCLNFLRNEKLEKTTFSVNLEEVSELQYLYQIDFLGKEEKSLEEQLVESFQQVVNELPDKMKLVFTQCKIEGRKQKEVAEEMGISLKMVEKHIAKAKEQIKNKLINQYPMLIIIITLLLEK from the coding sequence ATGTTCGATATTCAAACCAACAGTAACCTAAAAAAAGGGGATCCGTCTACTTTTAAAGATGTATTCCGTGTGTTATATCCTCGACTGAAAGGATATTGCAAGTTGTTTGTTCCCGACGATAATAAAGTTGAAGACCTCATTCAGGAAACATTTATTACACTGTGGGAAAAACGCAACTCGATAAAAACTGATCGCTCAATTGAAAGCTATCTTTTTGTCATTCTACGTAACAATTGCCTGAATTTTTTACGAAACGAAAAACTGGAAAAAACTACCTTTTCTGTAAACCTGGAAGAAGTGAGTGAACTTCAGTATTTGTACCAAATTGATTTTTTGGGCAAAGAAGAAAAGAGCCTGGAGGAACAATTGGTAGAGTCGTTTCAGCAGGTAGTTAATGAACTTCCCGATAAAATGAAGTTGGTATTTACCCAATGTAAGATTGAAGGACGAAAGCAAAAAGAAGTGGCAGAAGAAATGGGAATCAGCCTAAAAATGGTTGAAAAACACATTGCCAAAGCCAAGGAACAAATCAAAAACAAATTGATCAATCAGTATCCAATGCTCATCATTATTATTACCCTATTATTGGAAAAATAA
- a CDS encoding FecR domain-containing protein — protein sequence MKEIIEKYLEGRASASEQMQLLKWLRKKENRIVFNSSRLVWNKSQRNKALPEGSELSWLNIQDQMLQKSFKRWQYSDKVNLMVRIAAIFFFVLSLGGGAFIISTTKHKNTWYSEIEAENGQISKVKLPDGSLVWLNSGSKISYNNLFASNNREVNLEGEAYFEVQKDEDLAFVVNSGEIQVKVHGTKFNVEAYPGSENIDVVLESGKVQLLSPEVASFQYFLRPGERASFVKSNNQLNISEVNTMKYTSWKDGILNIYNQPLVEVVKRLEKRYNQKFEFADELKDFPFTFTIKNEPLDEIIRIMEKIAPIKTKQEKNVIVFQLDTEKVRELSR from the coding sequence ATGAAAGAGATTATAGAAAAATATTTGGAAGGACGAGCATCAGCAAGTGAGCAGATGCAATTGTTGAAGTGGTTAAGAAAGAAAGAAAATCGCATAGTTTTTAATAGTTCTAGGTTAGTTTGGAATAAAAGCCAGAGAAATAAGGCGCTTCCGGAAGGAAGTGAACTGAGCTGGCTAAATATTCAAGATCAAATGTTACAAAAAAGTTTCAAAAGATGGCAGTATTCTGATAAGGTGAACCTAATGGTTCGGATTGCTGCCATCTTCTTTTTTGTTTTGAGTCTTGGTGGTGGTGCTTTTATTATTTCAACTACTAAGCATAAAAATACGTGGTACTCCGAGATTGAAGCAGAAAACGGGCAAATATCAAAAGTAAAACTGCCTGATGGCTCGCTGGTTTGGCTAAATTCAGGATCGAAAATTTCGTACAATAACTTGTTTGCATCAAATAACCGCGAAGTAAACCTTGAAGGAGAGGCTTATTTCGAAGTTCAGAAGGATGAAGATCTTGCGTTTGTGGTAAACAGCGGAGAGATTCAGGTTAAAGTTCATGGAACAAAATTTAACGTAGAGGCCTATCCCGGATCGGAGAATATCGACGTTGTCTTGGAATCAGGGAAAGTACAGCTCTTAAGCCCCGAAGTAGCTTCTTTCCAGTATTTTCTGAGACCGGGAGAAAGAGCATCATTTGTAAAATCAAACAATCAATTAAATATCAGCGAGGTAAATACAATGAAATACACCTCGTGGAAAGACGGTATTTTAAATATATATAATCAGCCACTTGTTGAGGTGGTAAAACGCCTGGAGAAAAGATACAATCAGAAGTTTGAATTTGCTGACGAGCTAAAGGATTTCCCTTTCACTTTTACCATCAAAAACGAGCCTCTTGATGAGATTATCAGGATTATGGAAAAGATTGCACCAATAAAAACTAAACAAGAAAAAAATGTAATAGTATTTCAATTGGACACAGAAAAAGTAAGAGAATTGTCGAGATAA
- a CDS encoding TonB-dependent receptor, producing MKLTVLFLMVGLMQVSASVYSQSTKLTLAMHNKRVVEVLDEIEKQSEFHFAYSSELIDVNRKVSVEINDQKINEILDVVFDGTDVAYVTYDRHIMLYPAEMDIEKSKGNFDARGEQQSVSGIVNDGGGQPLPGVTVIVKGTSNGTVTNSNGEYSISGVADNDVLQFSFVGMKTQEISIAGKAVINITMEEETIGIEEVVAIGYGTLRKQDVTGSISKTEGEELIKAQSFSPLDNLRGKASGVNIYSNSSQPGAYQSRVVIRGMSTINSSTNPLYVVDGVVMENFGLMNPNDIESIEVLKDASATAIYGARGANGVILVTTKRGKTGSEGTVVSYQGSVGVSTVARYMDVLNAQEWTDAFMIGLENENNYMGYDWSLDRTDWFTDMNYFDAQGNPLYDTDWQKEATRTAISHNHQLNIQQAGKNSSTGAFLNYTDQQGVVNNTYSKRVNAKLTFDGEPTKWLSTGINLMVNHSWGRYTPETGGGQEARRTMIEMLPWLPVKDANGNYTTSSSSSLSDTFGFEGMSNPAMILDLQKRMNYNTQIFGNAALTFHLMEGLDLKTQFGIDNHNRTYKGYSSILLNNISMPNGWADIQHTNTFYWQEETYLTYKKVVGDHRLNAMAGLSWQKRTYNWDRSRTEGFSDDFYEWYNMGAGTNPSSPSSDYNDWAMNSYFLRVAYTLKDKYSATVTGRYDGSSKFGDNNKYAFFPSAGLAWNMSQEDFLKDSGLIDMLKLHTSYGITGNSEIGPYNSLASVSSGTILMNGSRSPYSYINSFANPDLKWEKTAQWDLGVNLGIFDNQLTFDVSYYYKKTTDLLLNTPLPTSSGFSSVFKNIGSVKNQGMDIMINATPVQTADFTWNSTLNLNYNKNEILSLGDNDEDIEMNYWVGGSESILRVGENLSSFFGYKRLGVYTEEDFEAGEIDRNQIGRAKRTNEKEIIGKGMPDWTGSLINTFSYRNFDLTVDLQFVWGVETMQQFYHSTYDRFGITNGLSNILYDAYDGTNPNTMQQAIYLTNSGHAGQNTTVDSSWIADGSYLRANLIQFGYTVPSNYCQSLGIEAVRVYANVNNAFLLCSDDFNGYDPESTSQGSGQFGQNMTFFSYPRARTWTFGVNVTF from the coding sequence ATGAAACTAACAGTTTTGTTTTTAATGGTTGGACTGATGCAGGTTTCGGCAAGTGTATATAGTCAATCAACCAAGCTTACATTAGCAATGCACAACAAACGTGTTGTAGAAGTGCTGGACGAAATTGAAAAACAGTCGGAATTTCATTTTGCCTATAGTTCTGAATTGATTGATGTGAACCGAAAAGTATCGGTTGAGATAAACGATCAGAAAATTAATGAGATTCTGGATGTTGTATTTGATGGAACTGATGTTGCTTATGTAACATACGATAGACATATTATGCTTTATCCGGCTGAAATGGATATCGAAAAAAGTAAAGGAAACTTCGATGCTCGTGGCGAGCAACAATCTGTTTCAGGTATTGTTAACGATGGAGGAGGACAACCCTTGCCCGGAGTAACTGTAATTGTTAAAGGAACATCAAATGGTACAGTAACCAATAGTAATGGTGAGTATTCAATTAGCGGTGTTGCCGATAACGATGTTTTGCAGTTTTCTTTTGTCGGAATGAAGACTCAGGAAATTAGCATTGCCGGGAAAGCCGTTATAAATATTACAATGGAAGAAGAAACCATTGGTATTGAAGAGGTTGTTGCCATTGGTTACGGTACTTTGCGTAAGCAGGATGTAACCGGTTCAATTTCGAAAACCGAAGGTGAGGAGCTGATAAAAGCACAAAGTTTTAGCCCGCTTGATAACCTAAGAGGTAAAGCTTCTGGAGTAAATATCTACTCTAATTCATCGCAGCCCGGTGCTTATCAAAGTCGTGTTGTAATCCGTGGTATGTCAACTATCAATTCTTCAACCAATCCATTATATGTTGTTGATGGTGTTGTAATGGAGAATTTTGGTTTAATGAACCCGAATGACATTGAAAGCATTGAAGTATTAAAAGATGCTTCGGCAACCGCTATTTATGGTGCACGTGGTGCAAATGGTGTTATTTTGGTAACTACCAAACGCGGAAAAACCGGTAGCGAAGGAACTGTGGTAAGCTACCAGGGATCAGTTGGTGTTAGCACGGTTGCTCGTTATATGGATGTTTTGAATGCGCAGGAGTGGACTGATGCATTTATGATCGGTTTGGAAAATGAAAATAACTATATGGGTTATGACTGGTCGCTTGATCGTACTGATTGGTTTACAGACATGAACTATTTTGATGCACAGGGTAATCCATTATACGACACCGATTGGCAAAAAGAAGCTACCCGAACTGCCATCTCTCACAACCACCAATTAAATATACAGCAGGCCGGCAAAAATTCATCAACAGGTGCCTTTCTCAACTATACTGATCAGCAGGGAGTAGTGAATAACACTTACAGCAAAAGGGTAAATGCTAAACTTACTTTCGACGGTGAACCTACAAAATGGTTATCAACCGGCATAAATTTAATGGTGAACCACTCGTGGGGACGTTATACCCCGGAAACCGGTGGTGGACAAGAAGCACGACGTACAATGATTGAAATGTTGCCTTGGTTGCCTGTTAAAGATGCTAATGGTAATTACACCACTTCATCATCTTCATCGCTGTCTGATACATTTGGATTTGAAGGTATGTCAAATCCTGCAATGATTTTGGATTTGCAAAAACGAATGAACTACAATACCCAGATTTTTGGTAATGCAGCTTTAACATTCCACCTGATGGAAGGATTGGACTTGAAAACTCAGTTTGGTATCGACAATCATAACCGAACATACAAAGGTTATTCATCCATTTTGCTAAACAACATTTCAATGCCTAACGGATGGGCTGATATACAGCACACTAATACTTTCTACTGGCAGGAAGAAACTTACCTGACTTACAAGAAGGTAGTTGGCGACCACCGATTAAATGCAATGGCTGGTCTTTCTTGGCAGAAACGTACCTATAATTGGGATCGTTCTCGTACTGAAGGATTCAGCGATGATTTCTACGAATGGTATAATATGGGTGCAGGAACAAATCCTTCATCTCCATCATCTGACTATAACGATTGGGCGATGAACTCTTACTTCTTAAGAGTTGCGTACACACTTAAAGATAAATACTCGGCAACCGTTACAGGCCGTTACGATGGATCTTCGAAGTTTGGAGACAACAATAAATACGCGTTTTTCCCATCAGCAGGTTTGGCATGGAACATGTCGCAGGAAGATTTCCTGAAAGACAGTGGCCTGATTGATATGCTTAAATTGCATACCAGTTATGGTATAACCGGTAACTCTGAAATTGGCCCTTACAATTCGTTGGCCTCAGTTAGCTCCGGAACAATCTTGATGAATGGTTCTCGTTCGCCTTATTCATACATTAACTCTTTTGCAAACCCTGATTTGAAATGGGAAAAAACTGCGCAATGGGACTTGGGTGTAAACTTAGGCATATTTGATAATCAGCTTACTTTTGATGTTTCGTACTACTACAAGAAAACAACTGATTTATTGCTGAATACGCCACTTCCAACATCTTCAGGTTTTAGTTCTGTGTTCAAAAATATTGGTTCTGTGAAAAACCAGGGTATGGATATCATGATTAATGCTACACCGGTTCAAACAGCTGATTTTACATGGAATTCGACTTTAAACCTGAACTACAACAAAAACGAAATTCTTAGCCTTGGCGACAACGACGAAGATATTGAAATGAACTACTGGGTAGGTGGATCTGAAAGTATTTTGCGTGTTGGCGAAAACCTGAGTAGTTTCTTTGGTTACAAACGACTTGGAGTTTATACCGAAGAAGATTTTGAAGCCGGAGAGATTGATCGTAATCAGATTGGCCGTGCAAAACGAACCAACGAAAAAGAAATTATCGGAAAAGGTATGCCAGACTGGACAGGTAGTTTGATCAATACTTTCTCTTATAGAAACTTCGACTTAACTGTTGATTTGCAATTTGTTTGGGGGGTTGAAACCATGCAACAGTTTTACCATTCAACTTACGACCGTTTTGGTATCACCAACGGTTTATCAAATATTCTTTACGATGCTTACGATGGTACAAACCCAAATACCATGCAACAAGCTATCTATCTGACAAACTCTGGCCATGCCGGACAGAATACAACTGTTGATTCAAGCTGGATTGCCGATGGTTCTTACCTGAGAGCTAATCTTATTCAGTTTGGTTACACTGTTCCATCAAACTATTGCCAATCGCTTGGTATTGAGGCAGTAAGAGTTTATGCGAATGTAAACAATGCATTCTTGTTATGTTCCGACGATTTTAACGGTTACGATCCTGAATCTACATCTCAGGGTAGTGGACAGTTTGGACAGAACATGACATTCTTCTCCTATCCAAGAGCCAGAACATGGACGTTTGGTGTAAACGTAACTTTTTAA
- a CDS encoding RagB/SusD family nutrient uptake outer membrane protein: MKKIILFLLVGVFTLTSCDEFLEESPKSSITDVDYYKTESQATENVNYLYRNGATIRIAHASSAYIGSKSSILGMLTGYFTNSYEGQEVVCRYSRLLTRQGHTNEISGTSDDIWDNCYRTINVANNAIASIPGIEMSASSASTLIAEAKFFRAFNYFYLVKTFGDVPLLLEPATLDNLYPDRTAASAVYEQIEKDLADAVEDLPAATFASNGHRISKYVAAMALADVYFYQGDYANAKTYAKMVIDSPHSLTENSDLAENSAFNQLRTTDDLGEVIYSLEYDASIASSSWRPTYAFTSSATAVFGTYSIFERTYGPIDRFLNVYDENDLRIQPNQFFHWEYTNPTNDKTWTAPEGQAGCWYYFDEDALLNTGIGTKDWNFYRLAEAYLDYAESVAQTEGVTDEAATYLAKVQARANTEGKTETEIKAELLSLSSQEFIEACWTERLREFALEFKIWDDCVRTMKFPVISETEKGSVTYVDLIGAQNAAGATFKETDLVFPISLSELQRNPNLTQNEGYQ, translated from the coding sequence ATGAAAAAGATAATATTATTCTTATTAGTAGGGGTCTTTACGTTGACCTCATGCGACGAGTTTCTGGAAGAAAGTCCAAAATCATCAATAACTGATGTGGATTATTATAAAACCGAATCTCAGGCAACCGAGAACGTAAACTATTTGTACCGCAACGGAGCAACAATCCGTATTGCACATGCATCAAGCGCATACATTGGCTCTAAATCTTCAATACTTGGAATGCTAACAGGTTATTTTACCAATAGTTACGAAGGTCAGGAAGTAGTGTGCAGGTATTCGCGCTTGCTTACACGCCAGGGACATACCAACGAAATATCAGGAACTTCTGATGATATTTGGGACAACTGTTACCGTACAATTAATGTAGCTAACAACGCTATTGCCAGTATTCCCGGTATTGAAATGAGTGCAAGCTCGGCAAGCACTTTAATTGCAGAAGCAAAATTCTTCAGAGCATTCAACTATTTCTATTTGGTGAAAACATTTGGCGATGTACCTTTACTGTTAGAGCCTGCAACTTTAGATAATTTGTATCCGGATAGAACTGCTGCATCAGCTGTTTACGAGCAGATTGAAAAAGATTTGGCCGATGCTGTTGAGGATTTGCCGGCTGCAACATTTGCTTCAAACGGACACCGCATTTCGAAATATGTGGCTGCAATGGCTTTGGCCGATGTATATTTTTACCAGGGAGATTATGCCAATGCAAAAACCTATGCCAAAATGGTTATCGATTCTCCACATTCGCTGACTGAAAATAGCGATTTGGCCGAGAACAGTGCTTTCAACCAATTGCGTACAACCGATGATTTGGGTGAAGTAATTTACAGTTTGGAATACGATGCAAGCATAGCCAGTAGTTCATGGAGACCGACTTATGCATTTACATCGTCGGCAACAGCAGTATTCGGAACTTATTCAATCTTTGAAAGAACTTATGGCCCAATCGATCGTTTCCTGAATGTTTACGACGAAAACGACCTTCGTATTCAGCCTAACCAGTTCTTCCACTGGGAATATACCAACCCAACAAACGATAAAACCTGGACTGCTCCGGAAGGACAGGCCGGTTGCTGGTATTATTTTGATGAAGATGCGCTGTTAAACACAGGTATTGGAACAAAAGACTGGAACTTCTACCGTTTGGCGGAAGCATATTTGGATTATGCCGAGTCAGTTGCTCAAACTGAAGGTGTAACTGATGAAGCGGCAACTTACCTGGCAAAAGTTCAGGCGCGTGCCAACACCGAAGGAAAAACAGAAACTGAAATAAAAGCTGAATTATTGAGCCTTTCAAGCCAGGAGTTTATTGAAGCTTGCTGGACGGAAAGATTGCGTGAATTTGCTTTAGAATTCAAAATCTGGGACGATTGTGTTCGTACAATGAAATTCCCCGTTATTTCAGAAACTGAAAAAGGAAGTGTAACTTACGTTGATTTAATTGGTGCACAAAATGCAGCCGGTGCTACGTTTAAAGAAACAGATTTGGTGTTCCCGATTTCGTTGAGCGAGTTACAACGTAATCCGAACCTGACTCAAAATGAAGGTTATCAGTAG